From the genome of Gracilinanus agilis isolate LMUSP501 chromosome 2, AgileGrace, whole genome shotgun sequence, one region includes:
- the TMEM268 gene encoding transmembrane protein 268 — MAYALPQDPAGASGPSLTSFSDWSNFIQEDNSCLERRGLTNGQLLMVLSIDSEAATFNIEVSQEKLKAWGIQVPTEEYKSLIEKAVLDPQVRRFVFYNSRPFQLAIAVVFYIAMWANLYSTSQMFSLGRHWAAVVLVTLGTVLATVILIFIFDRHQRKANMNTDLRLAAANETLMPYHMLLGVTGEVEGCQTVLQLWFVYFHLESCLQSLSDCIRELKTSEEVTNLQGSLND, encoded by the exons ATGGCATATGCCCTTCCTCAGGACCCAGCTGGGGCATCTGGACCCTCTCTCACTTCTTTTTCTGACTGGAGCAATTTCATTCAAGAGGATAATTCCTGCCTGGAGAGAAGAG GACTTACCAATGGCCAGCTCCTCATGGTCCTAAGTATTGACAGTGAGGCAGCCACCTTCAACATAGAAGTCTCTCAGGAGAAACTGAAGGCCTGGGGGATTCAG GTGCCTACAGAGGAGTACAAGAGTCTAATTGAGAAAGCTGTCTTGGATCCCCAAGTGAGAAGATTTGTGTTCTATAACTCCAGGCCTTTCCAGCTAGCCATTGCTGTG GTTTTCTACATAGCAATGTGGGCCAATCTGTATTCCACCAGCCAGATGTTTTCTTTGGGAAGACACTGGGCAGCTGTGGTTCTTGTGACCCTAGGCACTGTGTTAGCTACCGTCattctcattttcatctttgataggcACCAAAGGAAG GCAAACATGAACACAGACCTCCGATTGGCAGCTGCCAATGAAACTCTGATGCCATACCACATGCTCCTGGGAGTGACTGGCGAGGTGGAGGGTTGCCAGACGGTGCTGCAG CTTTGGTTTGTTTACTTCCACTTAGAGAGCTGTCTCCAGTCCTTATCCGACTGTATCCGAGAACTGAAGACCAGTGAAGAGGTAACCAACCTGCAGGGTAGCCTGAATGACTGA